A genomic stretch from uncultured Pseudodesulfovibrio sp. includes:
- a CDS encoding penicillin-binding transpeptidase domain-containing protein — protein sequence MAKDSKRRTDLSGIKIGLVIALFTVALTGLWARTGWVQLHDGEYLANKASKQSLAAEWEYGERGRIFDRNGQMLATSVEAKSIFARPYEIENIDIAADTLSRDLKLTRKTVYKKLKSKKKFIWIKRQVTDREAAAIAKADLPGVRLTSEFNRIYPNGHLAGQLLGFVDIDGQGREGIELVFNKRMSPSKAEFVVPRDATGHRMYLDSHGREVDINGLDVRLTIDTHIQHAAEQALASSIAKYEARAGIVLVVDVKSGDILAMANQPFFNPNTVRVSKPSQRRLRPLTDIYEPGSTMKPFLFAAALEEEVIEPDTLINCENGRWRVGRKVIRDTHPAKWLPAHKVLRYSSNIGCVKIAMDMGASVYHSYLTKLGFGEKTGLGLPGESNGIVMPASKWTSVDLAAISFGQGIGTTAVQLAKGFLCIANMGVTKDLNLIKTPELARKNKATQVFSPETAAKVLSMMKEVVHEDGTGRRARIQGISMAGKTGTAQKASSKGGYGDQYLSSFVALVPADDPELLVITMIDEPQKSNYGSMVAAPVCREVTVRTLAYHGKLSETLDSVVAENVSVDSLTEEPLIQAETVPLVQADSDRVPNIAGMPVRRALELLTKMGIVPVLKGQGMTVKSQKPAAGQPWPKDQNTEGADDVFVLWLS from the coding sequence ATGGCAAAGGACAGTAAAAGGCGCACCGATCTGAGCGGAATCAAAATAGGGCTTGTCATAGCCTTGTTTACGGTTGCGCTTACTGGTTTGTGGGCAAGAACCGGATGGGTTCAACTCCATGACGGTGAATACCTTGCCAACAAAGCCTCCAAGCAAAGCCTCGCCGCCGAATGGGAATACGGTGAACGGGGCCGCATCTTCGACCGCAACGGTCAGATGCTCGCCACATCCGTTGAAGCCAAATCAATTTTCGCCCGTCCGTATGAAATCGAGAACATCGACATTGCTGCCGACACCCTGTCCCGCGACCTCAAACTGACCCGGAAAACGGTCTATAAAAAACTCAAATCCAAGAAAAAATTTATCTGGATAAAACGACAGGTCACCGACCGTGAGGCCGCCGCCATCGCCAAGGCGGATCTTCCAGGTGTCAGGTTGACCAGTGAATTCAACCGTATTTATCCCAACGGACACCTTGCCGGACAATTGCTCGGTTTCGTGGACATCGACGGACAAGGCCGGGAAGGCATCGAACTGGTCTTCAACAAACGCATGTCGCCGAGCAAGGCAGAATTCGTCGTACCCCGCGATGCGACAGGCCACCGCATGTACCTCGACTCCCACGGTCGAGAAGTGGACATCAACGGACTCGACGTCCGCTTGACCATCGACACACACATTCAACACGCCGCTGAACAGGCGCTTGCCAGCTCCATTGCTAAATACGAGGCTCGGGCAGGTATTGTGCTGGTGGTGGACGTGAAATCCGGCGACATCCTCGCCATGGCCAACCAGCCGTTTTTCAATCCGAATACGGTGCGAGTATCCAAACCATCCCAACGGAGATTGCGCCCCCTCACAGACATATATGAACCCGGTTCCACCATGAAACCGTTCCTGTTTGCCGCAGCACTGGAAGAAGAGGTGATTGAACCAGACACCCTGATCAACTGCGAAAACGGACGTTGGCGCGTGGGCCGCAAGGTCATCCGTGATACGCACCCGGCAAAATGGCTGCCAGCACACAAGGTGCTTCGCTATTCCTCCAATATCGGCTGCGTCAAGATCGCCATGGATATGGGCGCGAGCGTCTATCATTCCTACTTGACCAAGCTCGGCTTCGGTGAGAAGACCGGCCTCGGCCTGCCGGGCGAATCGAACGGCATCGTCATGCCTGCCAGCAAATGGACGTCCGTTGACCTTGCAGCCATCAGTTTCGGTCAGGGAATCGGGACCACGGCTGTCCAGCTAGCCAAGGGTTTTCTCTGCATTGCCAACATGGGCGTTACAAAGGACCTCAACCTCATAAAAACCCCTGAACTTGCACGCAAGAACAAAGCGACTCAGGTGTTCAGTCCGGAAACCGCCGCCAAGGTTCTCTCCATGATGAAAGAGGTTGTTCACGAGGACGGCACGGGGCGCAGAGCTCGCATTCAGGGAATCTCCATGGCGGGCAAGACTGGTACCGCGCAGAAGGCGTCTTCAAAAGGCGGGTACGGCGATCAGTATCTTTCTTCCTTTGTCGCCCTTGTCCCTGCTGACGATCCTGAACTGCTCGTCATTACCATGATCGACGAGCCTCAAAAATCCAATTACGGCTCCATGGTCGCGGCTCCGGTCTGCCGAGAAGTTACGGTGCGCACACTTGCCTATCACGGCAAGCTGTCTGAGACGCTCGACAGTGTTGTTGCCGAGAACGTGTCCGTGGACTCGTTAACCGAAGAACCACTGATTCAGGCAGAGACCGTACCGCTGGTGCAGGCTGACTCGGACAGGGTTCCGAACATAGCCGGAATGCCTGTTCGTCGGGCACTGGAACTGCTGACAAAAATGGGAATAGTCCCTGTGCTCAAAGGCCAGGGAATGACGGTCAAAAGCCAGAAGCCCGCAGCCGGGCAACCCTGGCCAAAAGACCAAAACACGGAGGGTGCGGATGATGTTTTTGTTCTCTGGCTCTCATAG
- the murD gene encoding UDP-N-acetylmuramoyl-L-alanine--D-glutamate ligase, translated as MNRIVRNFIEQHILTGKQAVVVGVGKSGLAAARLLDVLGANVRVVDRSEDVTEDTLGELSGKVELITGAHKKEHFSDADIIVFSPGVPVKKLAPVLEGIAPRTMVSELEFASWFIEAPMLAVTGSNGKTTTTTLISDILEQAGRRIFTGGNIGVPLCEYLLDMEPAEIIVLEVSSFQLQNCRLFKPHVGVFLNFSANHLDYHEDMEEYLDAKLALFNRMTAEDTALMHESLRDVIKDRSFTNAHVQWFDATDRFEAPHLPGEHNRSNVEAAWQAVKRFGISESQAAETIRNFKPLAHRIEPVGEKKGVLYVNDSKATTLDAALAAVRSFDRPVRILMGGVWKGGDVAAFANGIKGSVVHVGLFGGAREELEPELSKSFTVTWDETLEQAVKRQAACAETGDVILLSPATASFDQYNGMAQRGADFKRVVGGLDD; from the coding sequence GTGAATCGTATCGTCCGCAACTTCATCGAACAGCACATCCTCACCGGCAAACAGGCCGTGGTGGTTGGCGTGGGCAAGTCAGGCCTTGCCGCAGCCCGTCTTCTCGACGTGCTCGGTGCCAACGTGCGCGTGGTGGACAGAAGCGAAGACGTGACCGAAGACACTTTGGGTGAACTCAGTGGAAAAGTTGAACTCATCACCGGAGCGCACAAGAAAGAGCATTTCTCGGATGCGGACATCATCGTGTTCTCCCCTGGTGTGCCGGTGAAAAAACTTGCCCCGGTACTGGAAGGCATTGCGCCACGCACAATGGTCTCAGAGCTGGAATTCGCCTCCTGGTTCATTGAGGCTCCCATGCTCGCGGTAACCGGCTCAAACGGCAAGACCACAACCACCACTCTCATCTCCGATATTCTGGAACAGGCAGGTCGCAGGATCTTCACCGGCGGCAACATCGGCGTACCTCTTTGCGAATACCTGCTGGACATGGAGCCTGCGGAAATCATCGTGCTTGAAGTCTCCAGTTTCCAGCTCCAGAACTGCCGCCTGTTCAAACCGCATGTGGGCGTCTTCCTGAATTTCTCAGCCAATCACCTCGATTACCATGAAGACATGGAGGAATACCTCGACGCCAAACTGGCTCTGTTTAACCGCATGACCGCCGAAGACACCGCGCTCATGCACGAATCGCTGCGCGACGTCATTAAAGACCGTTCGTTCACCAACGCCCATGTCCAGTGGTTCGACGCCACAGACCGTTTCGAAGCGCCGCATCTTCCCGGCGAGCACAACCGCTCCAATGTGGAAGCCGCATGGCAGGCTGTCAAACGGTTCGGCATCTCAGAATCTCAGGCTGCCGAAACCATACGCAATTTCAAGCCGCTGGCCCACCGCATCGAACCCGTGGGTGAGAAAAAAGGCGTCCTGTATGTCAATGATTCCAAGGCGACCACACTGGATGCCGCCCTGGCTGCAGTACGGTCATTTGACCGGCCGGTCCGCATCCTCATGGGTGGCGTCTGGAAAGGCGGCGACGTGGCCGCTTTTGCCAATGGCATCAAAGGTTCTGTTGTTCATGTGGGGTTGTTCGGCGGAGCCAGGGAAGAGCTGGAACCGGAACTGTCCAAATCCTTTACCGTGACATGGGATGAAACGTTGGAACAAGCCGTCAAACGACAGGCAGCCTGCGCTGAAACCGGCGACGTCATTCTGCTTTCTCCGGCCACAGCCAGTTTCGACCAGTACAACGGCATGGCGCAGCGCGGCGCGGATTTCAAACGCGTGGTGGGAGGTCTTGATGACTAA
- the rsmH gene encoding 16S rRNA (cytosine(1402)-N(4))-methyltransferase RsmH yields the protein MKQGNHDPASLHTTVLLHEVVEWLQPKPGGRYMDGTLGMGGHSLALLQAADGKAELLGLDRDEEALALARQRLVDFKDRVHLYHTPFSGFEEALDDIGWDLIDGAVLDLGVSSMQLDVAERGFSFVHDGPLDMRMDPDSGPSAEDLVNTLKHGDLARIIRVYGEDPLAGKIASAILKARDQERITRTLRLAEIVKLAYPPKMRHTARNHPATRTFQGLRIAVNREIEELEYYLKTIIGRLKPGARVAIISFHSLEDRAVKHAFRDAAKGCKCPPHQLHCTCGGVPEIKVLTKKPLVASEAERDGNPRARSAKLRVAEKLGPNGETV from the coding sequence ATGAAACAGGGCAACCACGATCCCGCATCGCTGCACACGACTGTTCTTTTACATGAAGTTGTCGAGTGGCTTCAACCCAAACCCGGTGGTCGTTACATGGACGGCACACTCGGCATGGGCGGCCACAGTCTGGCGCTGTTACAGGCGGCAGATGGCAAGGCCGAGCTTTTAGGGCTTGACCGGGACGAAGAGGCTTTGGCGCTGGCAAGACAGCGCCTCGTGGACTTCAAAGACAGGGTTCACCTGTACCACACCCCCTTCTCCGGTTTCGAGGAAGCCCTGGATGACATCGGTTGGGATTTGATAGACGGCGCGGTCCTTGACCTCGGCGTCTCCTCCATGCAGTTGGACGTTGCTGAAAGAGGATTCAGCTTTGTCCATGACGGTCCACTGGACATGCGTATGGACCCTGATTCCGGCCCATCGGCCGAAGATTTGGTCAATACGTTGAAGCATGGTGATCTGGCGCGAATTATCAGGGTTTATGGGGAAGATCCCCTGGCCGGAAAAATCGCGTCTGCAATATTGAAGGCACGGGACCAGGAGCGAATCACACGAACGCTCCGATTGGCCGAGATAGTCAAATTGGCCTACCCGCCCAAGATGCGGCATACAGCCCGCAATCATCCGGCGACCCGCACCTTCCAGGGACTGCGAATAGCGGTCAACAGGGAAATTGAGGAACTTGAGTATTACCTTAAAACCATCATCGGACGCCTGAAACCAGGCGCGAGAGTGGCCATCATTTCGTTTCACTCCCTGGAAGACAGGGCGGTGAAGCACGCATTTCGGGATGCCGCCAAGGGGTGCAAATGCCCCCCGCATCAACTCCACTGCACCTGCGGCGGCGTACCCGAAATAAAAGTGCTCACCAAGAAACCGTTGGTCGCCTCGGAAGCTGAAAGGGACGGGAACCCCCGAGCCAGGAGTGCAAAACTCAGGGTAGCGGAGAAACTTGGACCAAACGGGGAAACCGTATGA
- the murF gene encoding UDP-N-acetylmuramoyl-tripeptide--D-alanyl-D-alanine ligase — MNLTLSDVERCLGGMAEEGHSEIAITSVKTDSRTVEKGDLFFCVSGENFDGHEFAAQAAKQGAAAIVASRMLDDIDTPVIMVRDTVKALGRLAACWRDMCGAKLIAVTGTAGKTTVKEMLYAVTSQKFNTAKNYRNFNNQIGLPLSMLKATVEQELWIMELGISQRGDMEELAPVASPDIAVITNVGPGHLAGLGNEAGVAQAKSSLLRYLRQPGSAIISKDYPLLWDAARELVDTPVGFSTNDDSHTSFVASFLGAGASNLGRFRLRTPEGDGEFEAPFCGAHYAENLACVAAVAHALGMTREDVIFGVQSLEPDTQRFCCKPNGNLMVIDDTYNANPLSMSRSIETATGMADGKPLALILGDMRELGDEAVMRHEELGRIIKATAPAVVFYKGDHFDVVAREYGKKMHKVDTQKDFAHAWQSFGVADGVVLVKGSRSLKMELFVSALCAGRTVEAQGGNQ, encoded by the coding sequence GTGAACCTGACATTGTCTGACGTAGAACGCTGCCTCGGCGGCATGGCCGAAGAAGGCCACTCTGAAATCGCTATCACCTCGGTGAAAACGGACTCTCGCACCGTGGAAAAAGGCGACCTGTTCTTCTGCGTCAGCGGCGAGAACTTTGACGGGCATGAATTCGCGGCACAGGCTGCGAAACAGGGAGCTGCCGCCATCGTCGCCTCCCGCATGCTGGACGATATCGACACGCCTGTCATAATGGTCCGCGACACCGTAAAAGCCCTTGGACGTCTGGCCGCATGCTGGCGCGACATGTGCGGCGCCAAGCTCATTGCAGTCACCGGCACGGCGGGCAAGACAACGGTCAAGGAGATGCTCTACGCGGTGACTTCGCAGAAATTCAATACCGCAAAGAACTATCGCAATTTCAACAACCAGATAGGCCTGCCCCTCTCCATGCTCAAAGCCACGGTGGAACAGGAACTCTGGATCATGGAACTGGGCATTTCACAGCGCGGCGACATGGAAGAGTTGGCCCCTGTGGCCAGTCCTGACATCGCAGTCATCACCAATGTCGGGCCCGGTCATCTGGCAGGACTCGGCAACGAGGCCGGGGTGGCCCAGGCCAAATCCAGTCTGCTCAGATATCTGCGTCAACCCGGTTCTGCTATCATTTCTAAGGATTATCCGCTGCTCTGGGACGCTGCCCGTGAACTAGTGGACACCCCTGTAGGATTCTCCACCAACGACGATTCTCACACCTCCTTTGTTGCCTCGTTCCTCGGGGCCGGAGCCAGTAATCTGGGACGCTTCCGGCTTCGGACCCCCGAGGGCGACGGCGAATTCGAGGCACCGTTTTGCGGCGCACACTACGCCGAGAACCTGGCCTGTGTCGCTGCCGTGGCCCATGCCCTTGGCATGACTCGCGAAGACGTCATTTTCGGCGTTCAATCACTTGAACCTGACACACAGCGTTTCTGCTGCAAGCCAAACGGCAACCTCATGGTCATCGACGACACATACAACGCCAACCCTCTCTCCATGTCACGGTCCATCGAAACCGCGACAGGCATGGCAGACGGCAAGCCGCTTGCCCTTATCCTCGGAGACATGCGCGAACTCGGCGATGAGGCTGTCATGCGCCATGAGGAGCTCGGACGCATCATCAAGGCCACCGCCCCGGCTGTCGTCTTCTACAAGGGTGACCATTTTGACGTAGTAGCCCGGGAATATGGCAAAAAAATGCACAAAGTAGACACGCAAAAAGATTTCGCCCATGCGTGGCAGTCTTTCGGCGTGGCCGACGGCGTCGTGTTGGTCAAGGGATCACGTTCTCTCAAAATGGAATTATTCGTGTCCGCCCTCTGTGCAGGACGCACTGTGGAAGCCCAAGGAGGCAACCAGTGA
- a CDS encoding division/cell wall cluster transcriptional repressor MraZ, whose protein sequence is MKFKGHAHRSLDDKGRLILPPEFRDLIRAESPDAVMVLTIYDKHVIGITPEQWTLLENELDGIKAPSRALQNIIRLFNLGYTEITVGSQGRIAIPAHLRKSGKLEKDVVVMGAGKRFEIWSADSFDQLLEEDNDVSAELAENNVALPF, encoded by the coding sequence ATGAAGTTTAAAGGTCACGCACACAGAAGCCTTGACGACAAAGGACGGCTTATATTGCCGCCCGAGTTCAGGGATTTGATCCGCGCCGAATCACCGGACGCGGTCATGGTGCTGACCATTTATGACAAGCATGTCATCGGCATCACTCCGGAACAATGGACGCTGCTTGAGAACGAACTTGACGGGATCAAGGCACCGAGCCGCGCCCTCCAAAACATCATTCGCCTTTTCAACCTCGGCTACACCGAAATCACGGTGGGTAGTCAAGGGCGCATAGCCATTCCCGCGCACCTGCGCAAATCTGGCAAACTGGAAAAGGACGTGGTGGTCATGGGAGCAGGCAAGCGGTTCGAAATCTGGTCTGCTGACAGCTTCGACCAGTTGCTCGAAGAGGACAATGACGTGTCCGCAGAGCTGGCTGAAAACAACGTCGCCCTCCCCTTCTAA
- the mraY gene encoding phospho-N-acetylmuramoyl-pentapeptide-transferase encodes MIYNFLVPLSTDLGLLNVFRYITFRSVWALLTALIISIVFGPAMIRWLKRIKCGQYIREDGPQHQAKEGTPTMGGIMILISVGVSTLLWADLSNIYIWLTLLVYFGFSAIGFADDYIKVVKKQNKGLSAKAKFSLQCLVAASAIALLINEPAYSTQLSVPFFKNFNPDLGWFYLPFAMVVMVGASNAVNLTDGLDGLAIGPMVVAMACFAIFIYVSGHATMADYLQVQNIQGIGEVTIFCGAMVGAGLGFLWFNAHPAQVFMGDVGSLGLGGALGFVAVLAKQELLLAIVGGVFVFETLSVILQVGYFKLTGGKRIFKMAPLHHHFELKGIPESKIIVRFWILSILMALMALSTLKLR; translated from the coding sequence GTGATATATAACTTTCTCGTACCGCTTTCCACGGACCTGGGTCTTCTCAACGTCTTCCGGTACATCACCTTCCGCTCTGTGTGGGCACTGTTGACCGCGCTTATCATTTCAATCGTGTTCGGACCGGCCATGATCCGCTGGCTCAAGCGTATCAAATGCGGTCAGTACATCCGAGAAGACGGTCCCCAGCATCAGGCCAAGGAAGGCACCCCAACCATGGGCGGCATCATGATCCTGATCAGTGTGGGTGTCTCCACGCTGCTCTGGGCAGACCTGTCCAACATCTACATCTGGCTGACGCTGCTCGTGTATTTCGGGTTCAGCGCCATCGGGTTCGCCGACGACTATATCAAGGTTGTCAAAAAGCAAAACAAGGGATTGTCCGCCAAAGCCAAATTCTCTCTTCAGTGCCTTGTGGCTGCCTCGGCAATTGCCCTGCTCATTAATGAACCGGCATACTCCACTCAGTTATCAGTGCCATTCTTCAAGAATTTCAACCCGGACCTCGGTTGGTTCTACCTGCCCTTCGCCATGGTGGTCATGGTCGGAGCGAGCAACGCGGTGAACCTGACAGACGGACTGGATGGTCTGGCTATCGGTCCCATGGTTGTTGCCATGGCCTGCTTCGCCATCTTCATTTACGTGTCGGGCCACGCGACCATGGCCGACTATCTGCAAGTCCAGAACATTCAGGGTATCGGGGAAGTGACCATATTCTGCGGGGCCATGGTCGGCGCAGGACTGGGCTTTCTCTGGTTCAATGCACACCCGGCCCAGGTCTTCATGGGCGATGTGGGGTCTCTCGGTCTCGGCGGTGCACTCGGTTTCGTGGCTGTCCTTGCCAAGCAGGAACTCCTGCTCGCCATCGTGGGCGGCGTGTTCGTATTCGAGACTCTCTCTGTCATCCTTCAGGTGGGCTATTTCAAGCTCACGGGCGGTAAACGCATCTTCAAGATGGCCCCGCTCCATCATCATTTCGAGCTCAAAGGCATCCCGGAATCCAAGATCATCGTCCGATTCTGGATTCTCTCCATACTCATGGCCCTCATGGCACTTTCCACACTCAAACTGAGATAA
- the pyk gene encoding pyruvate kinase, translating to MDRHIKIIATLGPGTGTYEAVRNLVESGAKIFRLNFSHGGREFFADMVQIIRRLEKETGYTLTVLQDLSGPKIRTCDVGLGAFEVNKGTEVLLGTPDEYKEDGEPFICLDIPEMFQGVKEGDPVALGDGVIRFKVVKIEGEHLIRLVATNSGICPPRKGITFPGTTTTLAPLTDKDKADLAIGMDLGVDVVAMSFVQKPEDICNLRAEMIQYNRRVPIIAKIERTAALSCLDEILQEADGIMVARGDLGLELDLAELPTAQKRIIRACNKLGKPVIVATQMLLSMVNSPMATRAETTDVANAILDGADCVMLSEETAVGRYPGEAVMFMRKIAYEIEAYMFETGLSNVAADGVKEHPSTFLAHAAAMLAGKVDAKAIVCHSTSGATARILSSCRPAQSIYALSTDSVVRHFTNLSLGVIPAEPLDVIDDHQERAEVFVRQSPAFAEGDIVVVTAGQPEKGRSVTQTNVVKLYEKLKKEES from the coding sequence ATGGATAGGCATATCAAGATAATTGCTACTCTGGGGCCAGGAACCGGGACTTACGAGGCTGTCAGGAATCTGGTGGAATCAGGGGCAAAGATTTTTCGACTGAATTTTTCGCATGGCGGGCGGGAGTTTTTTGCCGATATGGTGCAGATCATTCGGCGACTTGAGAAGGAGACGGGGTACACTCTGACAGTACTTCAGGATTTGTCAGGTCCCAAGATTCGTACCTGTGATGTTGGTCTCGGCGCTTTCGAGGTCAACAAGGGGACCGAAGTGCTCCTGGGCACACCTGATGAATATAAGGAAGATGGGGAACCGTTCATCTGTCTCGACATCCCGGAGATGTTTCAGGGTGTGAAAGAGGGTGACCCTGTTGCCCTGGGTGACGGCGTCATCCGTTTCAAGGTCGTCAAGATCGAAGGGGAGCACCTTATTCGTTTGGTGGCGACCAATTCCGGTATCTGTCCGCCTCGGAAGGGTATCACCTTCCCGGGGACGACGACCACGCTCGCGCCGCTGACCGATAAGGACAAGGCGGATCTGGCCATCGGCATGGATCTGGGAGTGGATGTTGTTGCCATGAGTTTTGTTCAGAAACCCGAAGATATCTGCAATCTGCGTGCTGAGATGATTCAGTACAACCGGCGGGTGCCTATTATTGCCAAGATTGAGCGGACTGCGGCTTTGAGCTGTCTGGACGAAATCCTTCAGGAAGCCGACGGTATCATGGTGGCTCGTGGTGATCTTGGCCTGGAGCTTGATCTGGCTGAACTCCCCACGGCGCAAAAGCGGATTATCCGGGCATGCAACAAACTGGGCAAGCCTGTTATTGTGGCGACCCAGATGCTGTTGTCCATGGTCAATTCTCCCATGGCAACCCGTGCTGAGACAACCGACGTGGCCAATGCCATTCTGGACGGTGCAGACTGTGTCATGCTCTCCGAAGAGACCGCAGTAGGGCGGTATCCTGGCGAAGCAGTCATGTTTATGCGCAAGATCGCTTATGAGATCGAAGCATATATGTTTGAAACGGGTCTGAGCAATGTGGCCGCGGATGGGGTCAAGGAGCATCCGTCCACCTTCCTGGCTCACGCCGCTGCTATGCTGGCAGGCAAAGTCGATGCCAAGGCCATTGTTTGTCATTCCACTTCCGGAGCGACAGCACGCATCCTGTCTTCATGCCGTCCGGCACAGTCAATTTACGCTTTGAGTACCGATTCGGTCGTAAGACACTTCACAAATCTTTCATTGGGAGTTATCCCTGCAGAACCGCTGGACGTTATAGACGACCATCAGGAACGCGCCGAGGTTTTTGTTCGGCAGTCTCCCGCTTTTGCGGAAGGTGATATCGTTGTTGTTACAGCGGGGCAGCCCGAAAAGGGCAGGTCGGTTACCCAGACCAATGTGGTCAAGTTGTATGAAAAGCTTAAAAAAGAAGAGAGCTGA
- a CDS encoding UDP-N-acetylmuramoyl-L-alanyl-D-glutamate--2,6-diaminopimelate ligase — protein sequence MFLFSGSHSGKEKDKERGVMEFENLLKEARKGLVVRTDSRKIQDGECFVAMPGTAVRGLDYIPNALDNGAQYIVAPESARDLVAPVVEDKAVAVYVENPAVALGELARSHFHLIDRDVKLVGITGTNGKTTTSYIIEHLLASTGLKVGVLGTVNYRWPGFQIEASLTTPDCWMIHELIFNMKKADVDVVLMEVSSHALEQYRVAGLDFNAGIFTNLTQDHLDYHGDMETYFRAKAKLFKDYPLETKANVFNYNDPYGRILLSECPGSIGYGIGDVTTVKQEVGDRDMVQGRIVSMDGQGIELETTYKGKSWTVHSPLIGAFNAMNLMAAQAVGLQLGLNCRDMRALKDFPGVPGRLERVLNDHGLDVFVDFAHTPDALENVQHTLKSLNFKRLITLFGCGGDRDRTKRPIMGQAVARYADVAVLTSDNPRSEDPMMVMDDIRPGLKGTPKVIEHPDRRTAIAMALEEMEPGDVLLIAGRGHEPNQKIKDEIIPFLDTKVTAALLEEMYS from the coding sequence ATGTTTTTGTTCTCTGGCTCTCATAGCGGCAAGGAAAAGGACAAGGAACGCGGCGTGATGGAATTTGAAAATCTGCTGAAAGAAGCGAGAAAAGGCCTTGTCGTGCGCACTGATTCGCGCAAAATCCAGGATGGGGAATGCTTCGTTGCCATGCCCGGGACTGCTGTCCGCGGCCTTGATTACATTCCTAACGCCCTCGACAACGGTGCGCAGTACATTGTCGCGCCCGAAAGCGCCCGCGATCTCGTTGCGCCTGTTGTGGAAGACAAAGCCGTAGCCGTGTACGTAGAAAATCCGGCAGTTGCACTTGGTGAACTGGCCCGCTCCCATTTCCATCTCATTGATAGAGACGTCAAACTTGTTGGCATCACCGGCACAAACGGCAAGACCACAACTTCCTACATCATAGAGCACCTGCTCGCTTCCACCGGCCTGAAAGTCGGCGTACTCGGCACGGTCAACTACCGCTGGCCCGGTTTCCAGATCGAAGCATCACTGACCACCCCGGACTGCTGGATGATTCACGAACTTATCTTCAATATGAAGAAAGCCGATGTGGATGTCGTTCTCATGGAAGTCTCCTCCCACGCCCTGGAACAGTATCGCGTGGCTGGTCTTGACTTCAACGCCGGAATCTTCACCAACCTCACTCAGGATCATCTCGACTACCATGGTGACATGGAGACATATTTCAGGGCCAAGGCCAAACTCTTCAAGGACTACCCCCTCGAAACCAAAGCCAACGTTTTCAACTACAATGACCCGTACGGGCGCATCCTTCTGTCAGAATGTCCAGGCTCCATCGGGTACGGAATCGGTGACGTTACCACAGTCAAACAGGAAGTTGGCGACCGCGACATGGTACAGGGACGCATCGTTTCCATGGACGGACAGGGAATTGAACTGGAAACCACATATAAAGGCAAAAGCTGGACCGTGCACTCTCCCCTGATCGGTGCCTTCAACGCCATGAACCTGATGGCAGCCCAGGCTGTCGGGCTCCAACTCGGACTCAACTGCAGGGACATGCGCGCATTGAAAGACTTCCCCGGTGTTCCCGGACGTCTGGAACGTGTCTTGAACGACCACGGTCTCGATGTTTTCGTGGACTTCGCCCACACGCCTGACGCGTTGGAAAACGTCCAGCACACACTCAAATCGCTCAATTTCAAACGGCTTATCACCCTGTTCGGCTGCGGCGGAGACCGTGACCGCACAAAACGCCCGATAATGGGACAGGCCGTTGCCCGTTATGCGGATGTGGCTGTGCTCACATCGGACAATCCCCGCTCCGAAGATCCCATGATGGTCATGGACGACATCCGGCCAGGTCTTAAAGGCACGCCCAAAGTGATTGAACACCCTGACCGCAGAACCGCCATCGCCATGGCCCTTGAGGAAATGGAACCGGGTGACGTGCTGCTGATCGCCGGAAGAGGCCATGAACCGAACCAGAAGATCAAAGATGAAATAATCCCCTTCCTTGATACGAAAGTCACTGCTGCACTGCTTGAGGAAATGTATTCGTGA